One genomic region from Candidatus Bathyarchaeia archaeon encodes:
- a CDS encoding 50S ribosomal protein L14e, giving the protein MPAIEVGRICVKICGREAGKKCVIVDIIDKSFVLVTGPKGVTGVKRRRANINHLEPLAEKIDIKRGASDEEVIEALKEKGLLEAMAQPVKPTLAPA; this is encoded by the coding sequence ATGCCAGCAATAGAAGTTGGAAGAATCTGCGTCAAAATCTGCGGAAGAGAGGCTGGCAAGAAATGTGTTATAGTGGACATTATTGACAAGAGCTTTGTGCTGGTGACCGGACCGAAAGGCGTCACGGGCGTTAAGAGGCGGAGGGCAAACATCAACCATCTAGAGCCGTTAGCCGAAAAAATTGACATAAAACGGGGTGCATCAGACGAGGAAGTCATCGAAGCCTTAAAGGAGAAGGGACTTTTGGAGGCTATGGCTCAGCCAGTGAAACCCACCTTGGCTCCAGCCTAA
- a CDS encoding M20/M25/M40 family metallo-hydrolase: protein MVVRLLTEVEEEITALLSDLIRINTTNPPGNETQAAKYLAETLEREGFECEVLESAPGRGNVITRLKGTGEKPSLLLLSHLDVVAANPKEWSVDPFSGLIRDGFVWGRGAMDMKSMTAMEVMVMKLLKRNNVKLKGDVILAATADEERGGEAGAGWLVRHHLEKVRADYVINEGGGQAIPMDGKNVFTIQTAEKGILWFKVKAKGRPGHGSVPGAADNAILRINRVVERLGNYRAPMVLTPTVKQFLAVMVEENAEARQALTLLLQNPDKGDEILDMLAQKDKAMAEELRAMLRMTIAPTIIRGGVKENIIPSECEAIFDCRILPGQSTAEALNRIKELLKDIDLEKIEFEIVQANEPSESPMDTPLYGLMVETLKEFEPNCAVTPILLTGGTDSRFFRSLGAACYGFQPALSDLPYGEILKMVHGIDERISIKNLVFGVSVLYHVVKRFLT, encoded by the coding sequence ATGGTTGTGAGGCTTCTAACGGAAGTTGAGGAGGAAATCACGGCTCTTCTAAGCGATTTAATCCGTATAAACACTACAAACCCGCCTGGAAACGAGACGCAAGCCGCAAAATACTTGGCGGAAACATTGGAAAGGGAAGGCTTTGAATGTGAGGTTTTGGAATCTGCCCCTGGAAGGGGGAACGTTATAACCCGCCTTAAAGGAACAGGTGAGAAGCCAAGCCTCCTACTGCTTTCCCATCTTGATGTGGTGGCTGCAAACCCGAAAGAGTGGAGCGTTGACCCATTTTCAGGCTTGATTAGGGACGGCTTTGTCTGGGGTAGGGGCGCCATGGACATGAAGTCCATGACAGCCATGGAAGTCATGGTTATGAAGCTTCTGAAACGCAACAACGTCAAACTTAAAGGCGACGTTATATTGGCTGCGACAGCAGACGAGGAGAGGGGCGGGGAAGCAGGCGCTGGTTGGCTTGTCCGCCACCACTTGGAAAAGGTTAGGGCAGACTACGTCATAAACGAGGGTGGTGGACAAGCAATTCCGATGGATGGGAAAAACGTTTTCACTATTCAGACAGCCGAAAAGGGCATTTTATGGTTTAAAGTTAAGGCAAAAGGAAGACCTGGGCACGGCTCAGTGCCGGGGGCTGCTGATAACGCCATTCTCCGCATTAACCGTGTTGTGGAAAGGTTGGGCAATTATCGTGCGCCGATGGTTTTGACGCCCACCGTCAAGCAGTTTTTGGCTGTTATGGTTGAGGAAAACGCTGAGGCGAGGCAAGCGCTCACCCTTCTGCTTCAGAACCCGGATAAGGGCGACGAGATTTTGGACATGCTTGCCCAAAAGGATAAAGCCATGGCTGAAGAGCTCCGTGCAATGTTAAGGATGACAATTGCGCCAACAATCATCCGTGGAGGTGTTAAGGAGAACATAATCCCATCAGAATGCGAAGCCATTTTCGACTGCAGAATCTTACCCGGACAGAGCACAGCTGAAGCCCTAAACCGCATAAAAGAGCTTTTGAAGGACATAGACCTAGAAAAGATTGAGTTTGAAATTGTTCAGGCTAATGAGCCTTCAGAATCCCCCATGGACACGCCTTTGTATGGGCTTATGGTGGAAACCCTAAAAGAGTTTGAGCCCAACTGCGCTGTAACTCCAATACTACTTACCGGTGGGACGGACTCCCGCTTCTTCAGAAGCCTAGGAGCAGCATGTTACGGCTTCCAACCAGCCCTTTCAGATCTGCCCTACGGCGAGATTCTAAAAATGGTTCACGGAATAGACGAGCGCATATCAATAAAGAACTTGGTTTTTGGAGTCAGCGTCCTATACCATGTTGTTAAGCGCTTCCTAACATAG
- a CDS encoding Mth938-like domain-containing protein produces the protein MIDSYDFGVMVINGKRYTSDLVVFPDKVMSGWWRKEGHRIHVEDLKEVLDHKPLPEVLVVGTGYSGLVKVMPEVDDALKERGIRLIAQPTGEAYKTFNELLRAGKAVAGAFHLTC, from the coding sequence ATGATAGACTCCTATGATTTCGGCGTTATGGTTATTAATGGTAAACGCTACACCAGCGACCTCGTAGTCTTTCCAGACAAAGTCATGAGCGGTTGGTGGAGGAAAGAGGGGCATAGAATCCACGTTGAAGATTTAAAGGAAGTCCTTGACCATAAGCCGCTTCCAGAGGTTCTTGTGGTTGGCACGGGTTATTCCGGACTTGTTAAGGTTATGCCAGAAGTTGATGACGCCTTAAAAGAGCGGGGAATAAGGCTTATCGCCCAACCTACTGGCGAAGCCTACAAGACCTTCAACGAGCTTCTGAGGGCTGGGAAGGCTGTGGCTGGCGCCTTCCATCTTACATGCTGA
- a CDS encoding DNA-3-methyladenine glycosylase, translating into MKTLPKSFYERDPAIVARELLGKVLVRKLNHQTLSGKIVETEAYYGEKDPASKAYEGRKAFNEPMFSDSGKAFIYMVHGNWLLNIVAHPKGGVGAVLIRAVEPLQGIEVMMKNRGVEDIYALTSGPGRLTKALSITKKQNGLDVTRAENEIAIFEAAAEEFEICTSHRIGVKRDLPQELRFYIKGNRFVSKP; encoded by the coding sequence ATGAAAACCCTCCCCAAAAGCTTTTACGAGAGAGACCCAGCCATTGTGGCAAGAGAGCTTCTTGGAAAAGTGCTTGTTAGAAAACTTAATCATCAAACTTTAAGCGGGAAAATTGTTGAAACAGAAGCCTATTACGGCGAGAAAGACCCAGCCTCAAAAGCCTATGAGGGGAGAAAAGCCTTTAACGAGCCCATGTTTTCGGATTCTGGAAAAGCCTTCATTTACATGGTTCATGGAAACTGGCTCCTGAACATCGTTGCCCACCCAAAAGGCGGTGTTGGCGCCGTCCTAATAAGGGCGGTGGAACCCCTCCAAGGAATAGAAGTTATGATGAAAAATAGGGGAGTAGAAGACATTTACGCGTTGACAAGCGGTCCTGGAAGACTTACCAAGGCGTTAAGCATAACGAAGAAACAGAATGGCTTAGATGTTACGAGGGCTGAAAACGAAATAGCAATTTTTGAAGCTGCAGCGGAGGAATTTGAAATCTGCACTTCTCATAGGATAGGCGTGAAAAGGGATCTTCCACAAGAATTGAGGTTTTACATTAAGGGGAACCGATTTGTTTCTAAGCCGTGA
- a CDS encoding metallophosphoesterase, with product MLSQQALRQLRETPLTKNIGLISDTHIPVRAKEIPKRVFEIFEKVDYIVHAGDLVDLSVIDRLEQLAPVLAVYGNMDGPEIRGKLPKMNSVKIFDWKIGVMHDPGTLFGMGKMREIAKQNGFNVLVYGHTHHPNIKWDGNTLFINPGSPTNPIPPFVTKPTVALLKITKEKIHPEIVIL from the coding sequence ATGCTGAGCCAGCAAGCCCTACGCCAACTGCGGGAAACACCATTAACAAAAAATATTGGGCTTATTTCAGACACGCATATACCGGTGCGCGCCAAAGAAATCCCAAAAAGGGTTTTCGAAATTTTTGAAAAGGTCGACTATATTGTGCATGCTGGGGATTTGGTTGACTTGTCGGTTATAGATAGGTTGGAGCAGCTTGCCCCTGTTTTGGCTGTTTATGGCAACATGGATGGCCCTGAAATTCGTGGTAAACTGCCCAAAATGAACTCTGTCAAGATTTTTGATTGGAAAATTGGCGTTATGCATGATCCAGGAACCCTTTTCGGCATGGGGAAGATGCGAGAAATAGCCAAACAAAATGGCTTCAACGTGCTTGTTTATGGGCATACTCATCATCCAAACATAAAGTGGGATGGAAACACTCTTTTCATAAACCCTGGAAGCCCAACAAATCCCATACCACCTTTCGTAACAAAACCAACTGTTGCCCTGCTAAAAATAACGAAGGAAAAGATTCATCCAGAAATTGTAATCCTTTAG
- a CDS encoding right-handed parallel beta-helix repeat-containing protein → MPKKALSVITLTLFLTGILNSTLKIRQVKSQKTWIVDDDGPADFHSIQEAINAASDGDIILVYNGTYYENIVVNKAVSLIGEDKSNTIIDGNGTLTEMGVVSLQGVNSSIRGFTIRNGGYGIKVFSSYGHLPKFTGHIIEDNCIINNSYGGIFLQTCANNTISNNIVANNTLFGIHLCHAGNNTLINNTVVNNGHGIDFYGNSNDNVLRNNNMTNNSYNFGLILRGETQQFLRGFKKPGIVNDVDTSNTVNGKPIYYLVNKSNFQIPPNAGYVWLNNCTNITVNGCKLSHNLQGLMLLFCKNASIINNNITNNVYGAFISVFSSNNRLIGNRFENNLNGIFFDAFTKRTTMRNNVISGGNVNFGFRPDIGRYIDSFSDLENDIDTSNTVDGKPIIYWVNRQNQTVPKNAGYVMLINSSNILVESLNLSNNLQGIYLLGSNNITIANNTIRGSIYGIDIDILSWIEWIEHELIRHRICSSDITIKENIILNNGVGIFIRGDNSTIYNNTLYRNPLGILADVNNSTVSRNMITESNLSTTDHGPDLLIFYYQERMWEYSVELMRMEIGGIVLGGGHNVIYGNTVKDSQYGLVMFDGVRYMCGFENLVFHNNFINNTYQAIGPFAPERNYYDNGYPSGGNYWSNYDGLDLYSGLYQNETGSDGVGDTPFIAFSALELDVTDNYPLMAPIEIFNIDENVFEIVSNSHLSHFNLSIEQKILSFNVTGVDGQAGFCRITIPNTIIQNLWHGNYTVYFDDEPVPFRSWKDQENTYIYINYTHSEHKIMVVSEFPSVIILPSLMIVTMLIVVYVKKNKGKL, encoded by the coding sequence ATGCCGAAAAAAGCGCTTTCAGTTATAACGCTTACTTTATTTTTAACGGGCATATTGAATTCAACACTTAAAATTCGGCAGGTTAAATCGCAAAAAACATGGATCGTTGACGATGATGGACCAGCAGACTTCCACTCAATACAAGAGGCTATAAACGCGGCAAGCGACGGAGACATTATACTTGTGTATAATGGAACTTATTATGAGAATATCGTTGTAAACAAGGCAGTTTCGCTTATCGGGGAAGATAAGAGTAATACGATTATTGATGGAAATGGAACATTAACGGAGATGGGAGTTGTCTCGCTTCAAGGCGTTAATTCGAGTATAAGAGGATTTACCATAAGAAACGGTGGGTACGGTATAAAAGTGTTTAGTTCATATGGCCATCTCCCAAAATTCACAGGACATATAATAGAGGACAATTGCATAATTAACAATTCTTATGGCGGCATCTTCCTACAAACATGTGCAAACAACACCATATCAAATAACATTGTAGCAAATAATACTTTATTCGGAATCCACTTATGTCATGCAGGAAATAATACGCTAATAAATAATACCGTAGTTAACAACGGACATGGCATCGACTTCTACGGCAATTCAAACGATAATGTCCTCAGAAATAACAACATGACAAACAACTCGTATAATTTTGGACTCATCTTGCGCGGAGAAACGCAACAGTTTCTGCGGGGTTTCAAAAAACCAGGGATAGTCAATGACGTGGATACTTCAAATACAGTCAACGGCAAACCGATCTATTATCTCGTTAACAAGAGCAATTTTCAAATACCGCCAAATGCGGGGTATGTGTGGCTAAATAACTGCACGAATATCACGGTTAATGGATGCAAATTATCACATAACCTCCAAGGTTTGATGCTTCTATTCTGTAAAAACGCATCCATAATTAACAACAACATAACCAATAACGTATACGGTGCATTTATCAGTGTTTTCAGCAGCAACAACCGTCTTATTGGAAACAGATTTGAAAATAACTTGAACGGCATTTTCTTCGATGCATTTACCAAACGCACAACCATGCGAAATAACGTTATAAGTGGAGGCAACGTGAACTTTGGTTTTAGGCCAGACATTGGGCGATACATCGATAGCTTTTCGGATTTGGAAAATGATATTGACACTTCTAATACTGTGGATGGAAAGCCTATAATCTATTGGGTAAACAGGCAAAACCAAACGGTTCCAAAGAACGCTGGATACGTGATGTTAATAAATTCTTCAAATATTTTGGTCGAGAGTTTGAACTTATCAAATAATCTTCAAGGCATATATTTGCTTGGATCAAACAATATAACAATTGCAAACAATACAATAAGAGGGTCTATTTACGGTATTGACATCGACATCCTTAGCTGGATTGAGTGGATCGAACATGAACTGATACGGCATCGCATCTGTTCCTCCGACATAACCATAAAAGAAAACATTATTCTTAACAACGGAGTAGGCATATTCATCAGAGGTGACAATAGCACCATATATAATAATACGCTCTACAGAAATCCGCTGGGAATACTTGCAGATGTTAACAATAGCACCGTCTCCAGAAATATGATAACTGAAAGCAATTTGAGCACAACTGACCATGGACCCGATTTGTTAATTTTTTACTATCAAGAGCGAATGTGGGAATATTCGGTAGAATTAATGCGGATGGAAATAGGCGGTATTGTTCTAGGCGGAGGACATAATGTTATATATGGCAACACTGTGAAAGACAGCCAATACGGTTTAGTTATGTTCGACGGTGTTAGATACATGTGTGGCTTTGAAAACCTCGTTTTTCATAACAACTTCATTAATAACACGTACCAAGCAATTGGACCTTTTGCCCCGGAGAGAAACTACTACGATAATGGATATCCTTCAGGCGGGAACTACTGGAGCAATTATGATGGCCTAGACCTTTATAGCGGACTCTATCAAAATGAAACTGGCAGTGATGGAGTTGGAGACACCCCCTTCATAGCATTTTCTGCTCTCGAACTAGATGTTACGGATAATTATCCACTCATGGCGCCGATTGAGATCTTTAACATTGACGAGAATGTTTTTGAAATCGTCAGCAATTCCCACCTTTCACATTTTAACCTTAGCATTGAACAGAAAATTTTAAGCTTTAATGTAACTGGAGTCGATGGACAAGCAGGGTTCTGCAGAATAACAATTCCAAACACTATAATCCAAAACTTGTGGCATGGAAACTATACAGTTTACTTTGATGATGAACCAGTGCCCTTCAGAAGCTGGAAAGACCAGGAAAACACATACATATATATCAATTATACACATTCGGAACACAAAATAATGGTTGTGTCAGAGTTTCCATCAGTCATAATCTTACCTTCGCTAATGATTGTTACGATGCTTATTGTTGTCTATGTAAAAAAGAACAAGGGTAAATTATAG
- a CDS encoding adenylosuccinate synthetase: MSQVPCTVIVGGFWGDEGKGKIVSYLALKDKVDVCVRTGSVNAAHTVWVEGKRYALHMVPSAFVYEKCRLLLGAGANIHVAKFLEEVELTNVKNRIGVDHQASIIEEKHSEQDKTSAHLKGLGTTGWGVGPAIEERVRRTAKLAKDMPELKPYLTDVAAEANNAIDAGKKVLLEGTQGVMLSLFYGTYPYVTGRDTSAAAICSEAGVGPTKVDEVLIVFKSFMTRVGAGPLPGELPKEEAVKRGWFEVAAGTGRERRSAPFNFEIAKRAVMLNGATQIALTKLDVVYPKCKGARKYDELTPEAKEFVREIEHQLGIPVVLIGTGQEVLDIVDRRA, from the coding sequence GTGAGCCAAGTGCCATGCACGGTCATAGTTGGAGGCTTCTGGGGGGACGAGGGTAAAGGCAAGATAGTCTCCTACCTGGCTTTGAAGGATAAGGTGGATGTTTGTGTTAGAACTGGTTCTGTTAATGCGGCGCACACTGTCTGGGTTGAGGGGAAACGTTATGCGCTCCATATGGTTCCATCAGCCTTTGTGTATGAAAAGTGTCGCCTATTGCTAGGGGCTGGCGCCAACATCCACGTGGCAAAATTCCTAGAAGAGGTGGAACTAACAAACGTCAAAAACCGCATCGGCGTAGACCACCAAGCCTCAATAATTGAGGAGAAGCATTCCGAACAAGACAAGACAAGTGCGCATCTGAAGGGGTTAGGCACTACTGGCTGGGGTGTTGGACCAGCCATAGAGGAGCGAGTCCGTAGAACAGCAAAACTTGCGAAGGACATGCCCGAACTAAAGCCCTACCTGACAGACGTGGCGGCAGAGGCAAACAACGCCATAGACGCTGGCAAAAAGGTTCTGCTGGAGGGAACACAGGGCGTAATGCTTTCGCTTTTCTATGGCACTTATCCATATGTGACTGGAAGGGACACGAGCGCCGCGGCAATATGCTCAGAGGCGGGTGTTGGACCAACAAAAGTCGACGAAGTCCTAATAGTTTTCAAATCCTTCATGACTCGTGTCGGCGCCGGACCACTGCCCGGAGAACTCCCAAAAGAGGAGGCTGTCAAACGCGGATGGTTTGAGGTTGCCGCTGGAACCGGACGAGAAAGACGCTCAGCCCCCTTCAACTTTGAAATAGCGAAAAGGGCTGTCATGCTTAACGGGGCAACACAAATAGCCCTAACAAAGCTTGACGTCGTCTACCCTAAGTGTAAAGGCGCAAGAAAATATGATGAGCTCACACCAGAGGCTAAGGAATTTGTGAGGGAAATTGAGCACCAACTGGGCATACCAGTGGTTTTAATAGGCACTGGACAAGAAGTCCTAGACATAGTGGACAGAAGAGCTTAA
- a CDS encoding MFS transporter, translating to MPTKAYRRLLRFSFPIDVLNRDLKLIFTSNLIGAFGDGLYAYLLPYYMKETLKANSVEIGILYAFTSLTAALTLILAGAIADKYDRKKIMIAGWLAWVPAPIIFSLARNWIQMLPGMILWGFWLGGPTSTAYIVTSADENRLTLTFTVISSSWSLGYIFSPALGGYMAGKIGMQAVFYMAFILYALAGLVLAFISSQHASARQKRSDGPSTITLLKDRKLIGISAFFASIMFVMMMFRPLVPQFLADAYHYGDFEIGVLGSIAFFGSAVLGIILGRAGDKWGKEYALAASMISCSISLTIMILTGNLYALTAAFFLTGASYITWSLMSAIIGPQAPESIRAKWISIPQTISMFASIIAPYIGGIIYEISIYYPFIIAIGASLALALTASYKTLKV from the coding sequence TTGCCAACAAAAGCGTACAGAAGACTTCTACGCTTCAGCTTTCCAATTGATGTTCTAAACAGGGACCTAAAACTGATTTTCACATCAAACCTTATAGGCGCCTTTGGAGACGGCTTGTATGCCTACCTCCTCCCATACTACATGAAGGAAACCCTCAAGGCAAACTCTGTGGAGATAGGCATCCTATACGCTTTCACAAGCTTAACAGCTGCCCTCACACTTATTCTAGCGGGAGCCATCGCCGATAAATACGACCGTAAGAAAATCATGATTGCCGGATGGCTTGCATGGGTGCCAGCCCCAATAATCTTTTCCTTGGCAAGGAACTGGATTCAAATGTTGCCCGGAATGATTCTTTGGGGGTTTTGGCTTGGAGGACCCACAAGCACAGCTTACATTGTGACATCAGCGGACGAAAATAGGCTTACCCTAACTTTTACGGTTATATCTTCATCATGGTCTTTAGGCTATATTTTCTCGCCAGCCCTAGGCGGGTACATGGCTGGAAAAATAGGAATGCAAGCAGTCTTTTACATGGCATTTATCCTATACGCCTTGGCAGGGCTCGTCTTAGCTTTTATAAGCAGCCAACATGCGTCAGCCCGGCAAAAAAGGTCTGACGGTCCATCAACAATAACGCTTTTGAAGGATAGGAAATTAATTGGCATTTCCGCCTTCTTCGCCTCCATAATGTTCGTTATGATGATGTTCCGCCCTCTGGTTCCCCAGTTCCTAGCAGACGCATACCACTATGGAGACTTTGAAATAGGGGTTTTAGGCTCAATAGCCTTCTTCGGCTCAGCAGTTTTAGGCATAATCCTTGGCAGGGCTGGAGACAAATGGGGCAAGGAATACGCACTCGCAGCCTCGATGATATCGTGCAGCATATCCCTAACAATAATGATCCTAACAGGCAATTTATACGCGCTCACAGCAGCATTTTTCCTAACGGGGGCATCCTACATAACATGGTCGCTGATGAGTGCAATAATAGGACCGCAAGCCCCGGAATCCATAAGGGCTAAGTGGATATCCATACCCCAAACAATCAGCATGTTCGCCTCCATAATTGCACCATACATAGGCGGAATCATATACGAGATTTCAATTTATTACCCCTTCATAATTGCAATAGGCGCTTCGCTTGCACTTGCCCTAACCGCCTCTTACAAGACTTTAAAAGTATAG